A DNA window from Bradyrhizobium sp. CCBAU 53421 contains the following coding sequences:
- a CDS encoding aromatic ring-hydroxylating dioxygenase subunit alpha, producing MNSAQASLLANTRADFERASTMPGFCYTSAEWYEREVESIFTKEWICVGREEQVPNPGDYFRFDIVGEPLVVVRDGKGIVRVHSAVCRHRGAVLGRGKGKCRTFICPYHSWTYALSGELVSVPGSPDPMDHAAGFDPKNYGLISHRTELWGGFIFVNFDRDAKPLLEWLGDLPELVRNYGLANMRLTHSHVKTIECNWKIYFENSMENYHVATVHTKHLVGKATVAEFPKTTGPYFPLFVPAGITAFSDLPVIETLSEREASGTYHLLVQPNLQLILTSSYLYYRQYLPQGPNKLALVHNWCFPENTTKRPGFAEVAASYYERYEAVLQEDMDVAPLVQQGQRSRFCTPGRYADEEILIHRFANYVIDKVNAK from the coding sequence ATGAACAGCGCGCAGGCAAGCTTGCTGGCCAACACGCGAGCCGATTTCGAGCGCGCCTCGACGATGCCGGGGTTCTGTTACACGTCTGCCGAGTGGTACGAGCGGGAGGTTGAGAGCATCTTCACCAAGGAGTGGATCTGCGTTGGGCGCGAGGAGCAGGTCCCCAATCCCGGCGATTATTTCCGCTTCGACATTGTCGGCGAGCCGCTCGTTGTCGTGCGGGACGGTAAGGGCATCGTCCGTGTCCATAGCGCGGTATGCCGGCATCGTGGGGCCGTCCTCGGGCGCGGCAAAGGCAAGTGCCGTACTTTCATCTGCCCGTATCATAGCTGGACCTACGCTCTATCCGGCGAGTTGGTTTCGGTTCCCGGCTCGCCTGACCCGATGGATCACGCGGCCGGTTTTGATCCGAAGAACTATGGGTTGATCTCGCATCGCACGGAGCTCTGGGGGGGCTTCATCTTCGTCAACTTCGATCGTGACGCCAAGCCGTTGCTCGAATGGCTGGGCGATCTGCCGGAATTGGTCAGGAACTACGGGCTGGCGAACATGCGGCTAACCCACAGCCACGTGAAGACCATCGAGTGCAATTGGAAAATCTATTTTGAAAACTCGATGGAGAATTATCATGTTGCCACAGTGCACACGAAACACCTTGTCGGCAAGGCGACGGTAGCGGAATTTCCAAAAACAACCGGGCCTTATTTTCCCCTCTTTGTCCCTGCGGGCATCACCGCCTTCTCGGACTTGCCGGTGATCGAGACCTTATCGGAGCGCGAGGCAAGCGGCACCTATCATTTGCTAGTTCAGCCTAATCTGCAATTGATCCTGACCTCGAGCTATCTCTACTACCGCCAGTATCTGCCACAAGGACCCAACAAACTTGCGCTCGTCCACAATTGGTGTTTCCCGGAAAACACGACCAAGCGACCAGGTTTTGCCGAGGTGGCGGCGAGCTATTACGAGCGGTATGAGGCTGTGCTGCAGGAAGACATGGATGTGGCGCCACTTGTGCAGCAGGGGCAGCGATCGCGTTTTTGCACGCCGGGTCGTTATGCGGACGAGGAAATCCTCATCCATCGCTTCGCGAACTACGTGATCGACAAGGTGAACGCAAAGTAG
- a CDS encoding amino acid ABC transporter permease, translating into MTWDWQYVQQIMPSLMIGIWYTILVTIASSAIALVGGLLLAILESVSTTLGRTFVRFWLEFFRGVPVLVLLYFSFYVLPEIGVTMPALPIGIGVLGIVYAAFCSEVYRGSLITIPGELRDACVALNLSRFAMWQRVLIPLMVTRSIPALLNYVLSLFRLTAWLFAIGVPVLMFQADVVAEQSYRYLEPYTLTGLIYVAMNLPFLYVLYRFKVRHA; encoded by the coding sequence GTGACTTGGGATTGGCAGTACGTACAGCAGATCATGCCGAGCCTGATGATCGGCATCTGGTATACCATTCTTGTGACAATTGCGAGTTCGGCCATTGCCCTGGTCGGCGGTCTGTTGCTCGCAATTCTCGAGAGTGTGAGTACCACGCTCGGCAGGACATTTGTGCGGTTTTGGCTGGAATTCTTCCGCGGCGTGCCAGTCCTGGTTCTGCTTTACTTCAGCTTTTATGTCTTGCCGGAAATCGGGGTCACGATGCCGGCGCTGCCGATCGGCATCGGCGTGTTGGGGATCGTCTACGCCGCGTTCTGCTCGGAGGTGTATCGCGGTAGCTTGATCACGATTCCCGGCGAATTGCGCGATGCGTGTGTGGCGCTGAATTTGAGCCGCTTTGCTATGTGGCAGCGCGTCTTGATCCCGTTAATGGTGACGCGGTCGATCCCCGCCCTGCTCAATTACGTTCTCAGCCTGTTTCGGCTCACCGCTTGGCTGTTCGCAATAGGTGTTCCTGTCCTCATGTTTCAAGCTGATGTCGTGGCAGAACAAAGCTACCGCTACCTTGAGCCCTACACCCTGACAGGATTGATCTATGTGGCCATGAATTTGCCGTTCCTCTACGTCCTCTACAGATTCAAGGTCCGCCATGCATAA
- a CDS encoding Crp/Fnr family transcriptional regulator, with translation MARKTIALTRKSDQERHVRPQTFIKNTILARLSLPDLAAIGPFLEPVLLRERQVLQESKKPLEYIHFIESGLVSLRIVAEGSLLETALIGFRGAVGASFLLGGHCSTHQAVVLFPGSAHRIRVEDLRKLMDERPDIREQLSGYVQALSLHCAQMALCGVRHDRRKRIASWLCLASDASGSHVLPTTHDYLSSVLGLRRAGVTETLNNFESKALIRKARRILQIDDRKHLEQRACCCYMLISNGYAAMDRAIPTAAPAVQ, from the coding sequence ATGGCTCGCAAAACGATTGCGTTAACACGGAAGAGCGATCAGGAACGACACGTGCGCCCGCAGACATTTATCAAGAACACCATTTTGGCGCGGCTCTCTCTTCCGGATCTCGCTGCGATAGGGCCGTTTCTCGAGCCGGTCCTGCTTAGAGAACGTCAGGTTCTACAAGAGTCGAAGAAGCCCCTCGAGTACATTCACTTCATTGAATCGGGCCTTGTCTCGCTGAGAATTGTCGCTGAGGGAAGCTTGCTTGAAACAGCGCTGATCGGCTTTCGCGGTGCGGTTGGCGCTTCATTCCTGCTCGGCGGACATTGCTCGACACATCAAGCCGTCGTGCTGTTTCCCGGGAGCGCGCACAGAATTCGTGTCGAGGATCTACGCAAGCTCATGGATGAGCGTCCTGACATCCGCGAGCAGCTCTCAGGCTACGTGCAGGCGCTAAGCTTGCATTGTGCCCAGATGGCCTTGTGCGGCGTTCGGCATGATCGCCGCAAACGGATTGCATCCTGGCTCTGTTTGGCGAGTGATGCGAGCGGCTCTCATGTCCTGCCAACCACTCATGATTACCTTTCCTCGGTCCTGGGACTGCGACGCGCCGGGGTCACGGAGACGCTCAACAACTTCGAGAGCAAAGCTTTGATTCGCAAGGCACGCCGCATCCTGCAAATCGATGACCGCAAGCACCTCGAGCAGCGGGCGTGTTGCTGTTACATGCTCATTTCCAATGGTTATGCGGCGATGGATCGAGCAATTCCGACGGCGGCGCCAGCAGTCCAGTGA
- a CDS encoding M20 family metallopeptidase codes for MTLCSVELARKLIQFPSLNPPGDERACIEFLAELLSRAGLEVETHDFVPGRPSIVARLRGDSDLAPLVFSGHVDVVALGDKPWTVPPFAAEIRDGKLFGRGASDMKGGVAAFVAATIAESKGKVPLKRGITLVITAAEETGCEGAFHLAKRGVLGSAELLIVAEPTSNLPIIAHKGSLRVRITAKGKTVHSSMPELGDNAIYTIAEWIRRIEAHKFPIEPHPLLGHVTSSVTTVSGGQSINSVPDAACFTVDFRTIPAYGHPELLADIQRLCGDEARIEVITDFKGFATEPDDPSILPLIQILESRSRTAPKPAGAPYFTDASALVPGFNDVATVVIGPGEAAQCHRTDEFCHVSKIEDAFEIYSSLIRRLCG; via the coding sequence ATGACACTGTGTAGCGTCGAGCTCGCGAGGAAGTTGATCCAGTTTCCCTCGCTGAACCCGCCAGGTGACGAAAGAGCCTGCATCGAGTTCTTGGCGGAGTTGCTATCGCGCGCAGGCCTTGAAGTCGAAACCCATGACTTCGTCCCGGGACGGCCGTCGATCGTCGCGCGATTGCGCGGCGACAGCGACCTAGCGCCCTTGGTGTTTTCGGGACATGTCGATGTCGTTGCGCTCGGAGACAAGCCTTGGACGGTACCGCCGTTCGCAGCGGAAATTCGCGACGGCAAGCTCTTTGGACGCGGAGCCAGCGACATGAAGGGGGGCGTCGCGGCGTTCGTGGCCGCGACGATCGCCGAGAGTAAAGGCAAGGTGCCGCTCAAGCGTGGCATCACCCTGGTGATTACGGCGGCAGAGGAAACCGGATGCGAGGGCGCATTCCACCTTGCTAAAAGGGGCGTGCTTGGATCGGCCGAGCTGCTGATCGTCGCCGAACCGACCTCAAATTTGCCGATCATCGCCCACAAGGGTTCGCTGCGCGTGCGTATCACCGCCAAGGGCAAGACCGTTCATTCCTCAATGCCGGAACTAGGTGACAACGCGATATACACCATCGCTGAATGGATACGCCGCATCGAAGCCCACAAGTTCCCAATCGAGCCGCATCCACTGCTCGGCCATGTCACGAGTTCTGTGACCACCGTGTCCGGCGGTCAAAGCATCAATTCCGTTCCTGACGCCGCCTGCTTCACGGTGGATTTTCGTACCATTCCGGCCTACGGGCACCCCGAGCTGCTCGCCGACATTCAGCGGCTGTGCGGAGACGAGGCAAGGATCGAAGTCATCACGGACTTCAAGGGATTTGCAACCGAGCCGGACGATCCGAGCATTCTGCCGCTGATCCAGATACTGGAGTCACGCTCGCGGACGGCGCCCAAGCCAGCCGGTGCCCCCTATTTCACCGATGCCTCGGCGCTCGTGCCCGGCTTCAACGATGTCGCGACGGTTGTGATCGGGCCTGGCGAAGCTGCGCAATGCCATCGGACCGACGAGTTCTGCCATGTCAGCAAAATCGAGGATGCGTTCGAGATCTACTCGTCACTGATCCGCCGATTGTGCGGCTGA
- a CDS encoding D-2-hydroxyacid dehydrogenase, producing the protein MNSNASRRLVVNIANITAVPQIYWVTPDRLSAALKKHEGLTDLAEFRVGTDYDDINDIVENTDILFTSLMGLTFPLKRLSAASKLKYVHYIGSGIDHLLPLDWMPAGAVMTKSLGAHMPVAAEYGLTTLLMLNNKMPWYVTNQRNHSWERKFISTVQGKTVAVIGVGAIGGAVAGLAKKLGFKVLGVRRSGEPHQNVDEMFGPEALHKVLARADFVFLSAALTDATRKLIGRKEFDSMKPGAGFSSISRGQVLDWDALRAKLSDSHLSGAIVNGYEAEPVPSESPLWDTPNLLLTPHIGTQDDNNYIVRCLDILCNNIKRYVAGQPLLHQVQPERGY; encoded by the coding sequence ATGAACAGCAACGCATCGCGTCGTCTAGTCGTGAATATCGCCAACATCACGGCTGTGCCGCAAATCTATTGGGTTACTCCGGACCGCTTGAGTGCCGCTCTGAAAAAGCACGAGGGGCTGACCGATCTAGCGGAATTTCGCGTCGGCACCGACTATGACGATATAAATGACATCGTGGAGAATACCGACATTTTATTTACGTCACTGATGGGGTTGACGTTTCCGCTCAAGCGCCTCTCGGCCGCCTCGAAGCTCAAATATGTCCATTACATCGGTTCTGGCATCGACCACTTGCTGCCGCTCGACTGGATGCCGGCGGGGGCGGTGATGACCAAGAGTCTGGGCGCCCATATGCCGGTCGCCGCCGAATATGGGCTCACGACGCTGCTTATGCTCAACAACAAGATGCCCTGGTATGTCACAAATCAGCGTAACCATAGTTGGGAACGGAAATTCATTTCAACTGTTCAGGGCAAAACCGTTGCAGTCATCGGCGTGGGAGCCATTGGGGGTGCTGTTGCGGGGTTGGCGAAGAAGCTCGGCTTCAAGGTCCTTGGAGTTCGCCGCTCCGGCGAGCCGCACCAGAATGTGGACGAGATGTTCGGACCGGAGGCGCTCCACAAGGTGCTAGCTCGCGCCGACTTCGTGTTCCTTAGCGCAGCCCTGACCGACGCGACGCGAAAGCTGATCGGACGGAAGGAGTTCGACAGCATGAAGCCTGGCGCCGGATTTTCCTCCATCTCGCGCGGCCAGGTGCTCGACTGGGATGCGCTTCGTGCCAAGCTATCGGACAGCCATTTGAGCGGTGCGATCGTCAACGGATATGAAGCGGAGCCGGTCCCGTCGGAGTCCCCGCTCTGGGATACGCCCAACCTGCTGTTGACGCCGCATATCGGTACGCAGGACGATAACAATTACATCGTCCGGTGCCTTGATATTCTCTGCAACAATATCAAGCGTTATGTTGCTGGACAGCCCCTGCTTCACCAGGTGCAGCCGGAGCGTGGATACTAG
- a CDS encoding PDR/VanB family oxidoreductase, giving the protein MTAEPNELLQVQVADVRAEAERVRSYVLKGTKDGLPGFSPGAHIDVHLPSGLIRQYSLIGGIEAPNSYHIAVLRELNGRGGSIEFHDRIECGSVLEISQPRNNFPLATSAKRHVLIAGGIGITPILSMVRALTEQGALWHLHYCIKDTTSGAFLGLLAKQPFAARTTLHIDGGDPSRGMQVERIAEAEKGDGAHVYCCGPSGLMKRVEGAFQDWPKECVHFESFTAAVTTGDDKPFEVEIASSGAVIAVAANETILAALRRHGLDPPFLCTQGVCGTCVVDLLEGVADHRDSVLFETEQSTKIVTCCSRAITARLKLGL; this is encoded by the coding sequence ATGACGGCTGAACCCAATGAACTTTTGCAGGTTCAAGTTGCGGACGTCCGTGCCGAGGCAGAGAGAGTTCGGTCCTATGTCCTGAAAGGCACGAAAGATGGTTTGCCGGGATTCTCGCCGGGCGCCCATATCGATGTTCATCTGCCTTCTGGTCTGATCAGGCAGTATTCCCTGATCGGAGGAATCGAAGCTCCCAACTCATACCATATCGCGGTGTTGCGCGAGCTCAATGGACGCGGCGGATCGATCGAATTTCACGACCGTATCGAATGCGGATCGGTGCTTGAGATCTCGCAACCGCGCAATAATTTTCCGCTCGCGACGTCGGCGAAACGGCACGTGCTGATTGCCGGTGGTATCGGAATCACTCCGATACTCTCGATGGTTCGTGCGCTGACTGAACAAGGCGCGCTCTGGCATCTGCATTACTGCATCAAGGACACAACGAGCGGGGCGTTCCTGGGGCTGCTCGCCAAGCAGCCCTTTGCAGCGCGTACGACGCTCCACATCGATGGAGGTGATCCAAGCCGCGGAATGCAGGTCGAACGCATTGCAGAGGCCGAGAAGGGCGATGGCGCGCATGTCTATTGCTGTGGCCCCTCCGGGCTCATGAAGAGAGTGGAGGGTGCGTTTCAGGATTGGCCCAAGGAGTGTGTCCATTTTGAGAGCTTCACTGCCGCTGTAACGACTGGCGACGACAAGCCCTTTGAGGTCGAGATCGCCAGCAGCGGCGCGGTCATTGCCGTGGCGGCGAATGAGACGATACTCGCAGCGTTGCGCCGGCATGGTCTGGATCCGCCGTTTCTGTGTACGCAGGGCGTATGTGGCACCTGTGTCGTTGATCTGCTGGAGGGAGTCGCCGATCACCGCGACTCGGTCCTGTTCGAAACCGAGCAATCAACGAAAATCGTTACGTGCTGCTCTCGGGCGATCACGGCACGGCTAAAGCTCGGACTGTAG
- a CDS encoding GntR family transcriptional regulator translates to MMARYVAVADELRAQIEGLGFNSLLPSEDQLARRFNVSRVTIRRALAVLEGSGLVDRQRGRGTIVNPPRVVRSLMPLLPIEQDFERQGIKMRSEILSVERAAQAPDHVLERLPRARLDKISVVTLLRSVEDRVISFDRRYVPDSIVDEVDLSRIGTVPAGRLFGGHARLPITEHKMELEFAPASLDDAKILGVTPGTMIVVSSGTDYMQNGESYAFTAMHYRIDRVKFSYASRYSPSESDLQIEREGV, encoded by the coding sequence ATGATGGCTCGCTACGTCGCAGTGGCCGACGAGTTGAGGGCTCAGATCGAGGGGCTGGGCTTCAATTCGCTGTTGCCCAGCGAGGATCAGCTTGCTCGCCGTTTCAATGTCAGCAGGGTCACCATCCGGCGTGCACTTGCCGTGCTGGAGGGGAGTGGATTGGTCGACCGGCAGCGTGGCCGGGGGACGATCGTCAACCCGCCCAGGGTGGTGCGCTCGCTGATGCCCTTGTTGCCGATTGAACAGGATTTCGAGCGACAAGGGATCAAGATGCGCTCCGAGATATTGTCGGTAGAGCGTGCTGCCCAAGCTCCCGATCACGTGCTGGAAAGGCTGCCGCGCGCGCGTTTGGATAAGATCTCGGTCGTCACCCTGCTTCGCAGCGTCGAGGACAGAGTGATCTCTTTTGATCGTCGGTACGTCCCGGATTCAATCGTCGATGAAGTCGACCTGAGCAGGATTGGTACTGTCCCTGCCGGAAGGTTGTTCGGCGGCCACGCAAGACTGCCTATCACTGAACACAAGATGGAATTGGAGTTTGCACCGGCTTCGCTGGATGACGCGAAGATCCTGGGCGTGACTCCGGGCACCATGATCGTGGTCAGCTCCGGTACCGACTACATGCAGAACGGTGAGTCATATGCCTTCACAGCGATGCACTATCGCATCGATCGCGTGAAGTTCTCCTATGCGTCCCGGTACTCGCCGAGTGAATCGGATCTCCAGATAGAAAGGGAAGGGGTATGA
- a CDS encoding amino acid ABC transporter ATP-binding protein — MSNAEQFPWAIEFDKVCKSFGSHRVLVDLDLKVRPGEKVTLIGPSGSGKTTVLRLAMTLGKPTSGDIRILGESILFDAHGKPLSSAQEARIRRRCGMVFQQFNLFPHLTVLQNLILAPTTVLGHSKEQAEQSALEYLQKVGLADKVRSYPAQLSGGQQQRIAIARALILKPEILLLDEITSALDPELAGEVLDVVRGVAQESNVSILIVTHEMRFAREVSDRIIVFDRGRIIEQGPPNKIFSNPESDRTRAFLHSVLDH; from the coding sequence ATGAGCAACGCGGAGCAGTTCCCGTGGGCCATCGAGTTCGACAAGGTCTGCAAATCGTTTGGATCCCATCGAGTGCTCGTGGACCTCGATCTGAAAGTGCGGCCCGGCGAGAAGGTTACGCTGATTGGTCCGAGTGGATCAGGCAAAACCACTGTTCTTCGCCTCGCCATGACGCTCGGAAAGCCGACCAGCGGGGACATCAGGATTCTTGGAGAGAGCATTCTGTTTGATGCGCACGGCAAGCCACTCTCTAGTGCCCAGGAAGCGCGTATCCGTCGCCGTTGCGGGATGGTGTTCCAGCAATTCAACTTGTTCCCACATCTGACCGTACTGCAGAATCTCATTCTGGCCCCAACGACAGTCCTCGGCCATTCCAAAGAACAGGCAGAGCAGAGCGCGCTAGAATATCTGCAGAAGGTGGGGCTGGCAGACAAGGTGCGATCATATCCCGCCCAACTTTCCGGAGGTCAGCAGCAACGCATTGCGATTGCTCGGGCGCTCATCCTCAAGCCCGAGATACTGTTGCTGGATGAAATTACCTCGGCGCTGGACCCGGAATTGGCCGGCGAAGTTCTCGATGTCGTGCGCGGTGTCGCGCAGGAATCGAACGTGTCGATCCTCATCGTCACGCATGAGATGCGCTTTGCCCGGGAGGTATCTGATCGCATTATCGTCTTCGATCGCGGTCGTATCATAGAGCAGGGACCGCCCAACAAGATCTTCAGCAACCCCGAGTCGGACCGCACGCGCGCATTCCTGCATTCTGTGCTGGACCACTGA
- a CDS encoding amino acid ABC transporter permease — protein sequence MSEVLEYWPAFLQGLWVTAWIAATTILGGAVGAVLLGALRLSKTAAIRAAAMLFTELIRGPSAIVLLFWVFYALPLIPGMPRFGPQAAAILVLTLDGAVYGAEIVRAGIETVHRGQFDACHALGLSKFNSFTRVVLPQALSQIVPAFGSLARDMVKWTAIVSFVGVQDILYVANYVRGQTFKTAIVFALLAATYWILCLICATAFRLLERALPLNRALRAAQAPTRVVPGLDALEGAAS from the coding sequence ATGAGCGAGGTCTTGGAGTACTGGCCTGCCTTCCTGCAGGGATTATGGGTCACCGCGTGGATCGCGGCGACCACGATCCTAGGCGGCGCAGTCGGCGCCGTTCTGCTCGGTGCGTTGAGGCTGTCCAAAACGGCCGCGATCCGGGCAGCCGCGATGCTCTTTACGGAGCTTATCCGCGGCCCTTCGGCTATCGTGCTGCTGTTTTGGGTGTTCTACGCGCTTCCTCTCATTCCGGGGATGCCGCGCTTTGGACCCCAGGCAGCTGCGATCCTGGTGTTGACGCTCGATGGGGCCGTGTACGGTGCTGAGATCGTGCGTGCCGGCATCGAGACCGTGCATCGCGGCCAGTTTGACGCATGCCACGCGCTCGGCTTGAGTAAATTCAACAGTTTCACAAGGGTCGTGCTTCCTCAGGCCCTCTCGCAGATTGTGCCGGCGTTCGGCAGTCTGGCGAGGGACATGGTCAAATGGACCGCAATCGTCAGCTTTGTCGGTGTGCAGGATATTCTCTATGTTGCAAACTACGTTCGAGGCCAGACCTTCAAGACGGCAATCGTGTTTGCTCTGCTTGCCGCAACCTATTGGATCCTGTGCCTCATATGCGCCACCGCCTTTCGTCTGCTTGAGCGGGCACTGCCACTGAACCGTGCGTTGCGGGCGGCGCAAGCCCCGACGCGAGTCGTGCCCGGCCTGGACGCCCTTGAAGGAGCTGCCTCGTGA
- a CDS encoding L-2-amino-thiazoline-4-carboxylic acid hydrolase, whose translation MGLEEDVTSRDGLLASLRDVSEKQFMLVRNLVKPVEAALGQAGLDVIDRGFRQFGEWRGENLRIAPSAIAGNQNARAILQNWDSGDLVLGTLDGSNEISGGLLQASITMPAMLGSEQFLGAGNEHLLRHYWAETMSGIAAGFSDGCTIRSDAPDIFGPWTITVEFLASHAKGRVRSEGIDTEILSDPERALPLIRRSSRNAGALYMFVAREVIRNYDAAGEQLVREGVRGFGRERGLALREKHLREGRELNMKTLMLDWDGPLVSTWVFKDEGFLSEGTWHQDCIYCPYADVWTQFGNEGMDLGYLYDVELHTTLYQTYHPQALVRWESLKTRGDHVCRFRFSIPELVGPEDPQFSMKKRAVGD comes from the coding sequence ATGGGACTCGAAGAAGATGTAACCAGCCGTGATGGGCTTCTCGCCTCTCTTCGGGACGTGAGTGAAAAGCAGTTCATGCTGGTGCGCAATCTGGTGAAGCCAGTAGAAGCTGCTCTTGGCCAAGCTGGGCTTGACGTCATCGACCGCGGATTTCGCCAGTTCGGTGAGTGGCGGGGCGAGAATCTGCGCATAGCGCCGTCGGCGATCGCAGGAAATCAGAATGCCCGGGCAATTCTGCAGAACTGGGACAGCGGCGACCTTGTCCTGGGGACACTTGATGGATCGAACGAGATATCAGGCGGCTTACTGCAGGCGAGCATCACGATGCCGGCCATGCTCGGCTCAGAGCAGTTTTTGGGTGCTGGCAACGAACACCTGCTGCGCCACTACTGGGCTGAAACGATGTCCGGAATCGCGGCAGGTTTTAGCGATGGCTGCACGATCAGAAGCGATGCTCCCGATATCTTCGGTCCCTGGACGATCACGGTCGAGTTCCTGGCGTCACATGCAAAAGGACGCGTGCGGAGCGAGGGGATCGACACAGAAATTCTGTCGGATCCGGAACGTGCGCTGCCCTTGATCCGGCGCAGCTCGCGCAACGCCGGCGCACTCTACATGTTCGTTGCCCGCGAAGTCATCCGTAACTACGACGCGGCCGGTGAACAGCTCGTTCGCGAAGGTGTCCGCGGCTTCGGGCGCGAACGCGGGTTGGCGCTGCGCGAAAAGCACCTTCGAGAAGGCCGCGAACTCAACATGAAGACGCTGATGCTTGATTGGGACGGCCCGCTTGTCTCCACGTGGGTCTTCAAGGATGAGGGCTTTTTGTCAGAGGGGACCTGGCACCAGGACTGCATCTATTGTCCGTATGCTGACGTGTGGACTCAATTTGGAAACGAGGGCATGGACTTGGGATATCTGTACGACGTTGAGCTGCACACGACCTTGTACCAAACTTACCACCCCCAAGCCCTGGTCCGCTGGGAATCCCTCAAGACGAGAGGCGATCATGTGTGCAGATTTCGCTTCTCGATTCCCGAACTCGTCGGCCCTGAAGACCCGCAATTCAGTATGAAGAAACGTGCGGTAGGCGACTAG
- a CDS encoding transporter substrate-binding domain-containing protein — MSGIQNRLLLAAVLASTFAASPAFAEIDNALLASIHKAGDVKVAMASQPPYMLISPSGEAQGTVLEIENMILKELGLPMIKPQLTAWSAMIPALQGRQVDFVADLAPTEERCKAVLFTAPIYVYRVALYVRSGNPKRLTGIAHLAQNPDIKVAMIDGSAQGAYALKNGVKQEQVVRVPDVQAGVATVLNGRADTYVESTTAVNHPEKMGLELVVDEQAPVSGASAAFRKEDVSFRDAFDEKRMALVKSGVVQKLYDKYGLSGGDAQAQMLAKVSKARDLVPSCQ, encoded by the coding sequence ATGTCTGGGATACAGAACCGCTTGCTGCTTGCCGCCGTGCTCGCGTCAACTTTTGCTGCGAGCCCTGCCTTCGCCGAAATCGATAACGCGCTGCTGGCCTCGATCCACAAGGCGGGCGACGTCAAGGTCGCGATGGCCTCGCAGCCCCCTTATATGCTGATTTCACCGAGCGGCGAGGCGCAGGGCACCGTTCTAGAAATCGAGAACATGATTCTCAAGGAGTTGGGCTTGCCGATGATCAAGCCCCAGCTCACCGCATGGAGTGCCATGATCCCCGCGCTTCAGGGCCGGCAGGTGGACTTCGTTGCCGATCTTGCGCCGACCGAAGAACGCTGCAAAGCAGTCCTATTCACCGCGCCCATCTACGTCTACCGAGTCGCGCTGTATGTGCGATCGGGCAACCCGAAGCGCCTGACCGGTATCGCCCATCTTGCGCAAAATCCGGACATCAAGGTTGCGATGATCGATGGGTCGGCTCAAGGAGCCTATGCGCTCAAAAACGGAGTGAAGCAGGAGCAGGTCGTGCGTGTCCCTGACGTTCAGGCCGGCGTTGCAACGGTGCTCAACGGACGAGCGGATACATACGTAGAAAGCACGACGGCGGTCAATCATCCCGAGAAGATGGGGCTCGAGCTCGTCGTGGACGAGCAGGCTCCTGTATCAGGTGCCTCAGCAGCATTTCGCAAGGAAGACGTAAGCTTCCGCGATGCTTTCGACGAGAAGAGGATGGCACTGGTCAAGAGCGGGGTGGTTCAAAAGCTTTACGACAAATACGGACTATCAGGCGGCGATGCCCAAGCTCAGATGCTCGCCAAGGTGAGCAAAGCCCGCGATCTCGTTCCAAGCTGCCAGTAG